A stretch of the Serratia marcescens genome encodes the following:
- a CDS encoding MFS transporter — protein MTAENNLQLNRRILSVVMFTFVCYLTIGLPLAVLPGFVHDHLGYNSVLAGLIISAQYFATLFSRPHAGRYADQLGPKKVVLFGLACCGASGLFYALAFGIDDYPWLSLLLLCVGRVFLGVGESFASTGSTLWGIGRVGAMHTARVISWNGVATYGAMAAGAPLGVYLNQQWGLAGVAALIVLAVAVALLLASGKPDVSIAAGQRIAFRAVFGRIWAYGLGLAMGTVGFGVIATFITLYYADKGWSGAAFSLTLFSCAFVGIRLIFSNVINRHGGLKVTLASFLVEIVGLLLIWLAGEPWMVQTGALLAGAGFSLVFPALGVEAVKQVPPQNQGTALGTYSAFLDLALGITGPLAGLLIGQAGVPSIYLAAALLVALGVLLTLRLLQRSRS, from the coding sequence ATGACCGCAGAAAATAACCTCCAGCTGAACCGACGCATTCTGTCCGTGGTGATGTTCACCTTCGTCTGCTACCTGACCATCGGCCTGCCGCTGGCGGTGCTGCCGGGATTTGTGCATGACCACCTGGGCTACAACTCGGTGCTGGCGGGCCTTATCATCAGCGCGCAGTACTTCGCCACGCTGTTCAGCCGCCCGCACGCCGGGCGCTATGCCGATCAGCTGGGGCCGAAGAAGGTGGTGCTGTTCGGCCTGGCGTGCTGCGGTGCCAGCGGCCTGTTTTACGCGCTGGCGTTCGGCATTGACGATTACCCGTGGCTCAGCCTGCTGTTGCTGTGCGTGGGGAGGGTGTTTCTCGGCGTCGGCGAAAGCTTCGCCAGCACCGGTTCCACGCTGTGGGGCATCGGCCGGGTCGGAGCGATGCACACCGCGCGGGTGATTTCCTGGAACGGCGTCGCCACCTACGGGGCGATGGCGGCCGGGGCGCCGCTCGGCGTGTACCTGAATCAGCAGTGGGGATTGGCCGGGGTGGCGGCGCTGATCGTGCTGGCGGTCGCGGTGGCGCTGCTGTTGGCGAGCGGCAAGCCGGACGTCTCGATCGCCGCCGGGCAACGCATCGCCTTCCGCGCGGTGTTCGGCCGCATCTGGGCCTATGGCCTCGGGCTGGCGATGGGCACCGTCGGCTTCGGCGTGATCGCCACGTTCATCACCCTTTACTACGCCGACAAAGGTTGGAGCGGCGCGGCGTTTTCGCTGACGCTGTTCAGCTGCGCCTTCGTCGGCATCCGCCTGATCTTCAGCAACGTCATCAACCGCCACGGCGGTCTGAAGGTGACGCTGGCGTCGTTTCTGGTCGAGATCGTCGGGCTGCTGTTGATCTGGCTGGCCGGTGAGCCCTGGATGGTGCAAACCGGCGCGTTGCTGGCCGGCGCCGGTTTCTCGCTGGTGTTCCCGGCGCTGGGCGTCGAGGCGGTGAAACAGGTGCCGCCGCAGAATCAGGGCACGGCGCTCGGCACCTATTCGGCGTTCCTCGACCTGGCGCTGGGCATCACCGGCCCGCTGGCCGGGCTGCTGATTGGGCAAGCGGGCGTGCCGTCGATCTATCTGGCGGCGGCGCTGCTGGTGGCGCTCGGGGTGTTGCTCACTCTGCGCCTGCTGCAGCGCAGCCGGAGCTGA
- a CDS encoding alpha/beta hydrolase family protein, translating into MKKLLSLWLLLCTTASASPYQIAIHDEAFSRGSRTLASRIYYPTEAEGPRQNVGANPVFTGIAGQIDAPPAKGAFPLVVFSHGSGGNNTSQAWLAAALVSQGVVVIAANSPGSTTGDSVPAQSINLWRQTEDISALIDAIGASPRWAALVNPHAIGVVGHSKGGYSAIAAIGGRVRLADFIAGCRQRPQSPNCRFYTQARVDLTQVAADRFDADYTDPRIRFAVALDPGMVPYLRPESLRHLNAPLLIIESQNYLPSEKGSRLGGASLAANGAEQPIRAQRLTRGNHFDFLPICQPNGRKILASEEQEAEVLCATTPAQRAWVHQQTVAAILPFIRPWLPARAENR; encoded by the coding sequence ATGAAAAAGTTACTGTCTCTGTGGCTGCTGCTGTGCACGACGGCCAGCGCATCGCCTTATCAGATCGCCATTCATGATGAAGCGTTTTCCCGGGGTTCGCGCACGCTCGCCAGCCGTATTTATTATCCCACCGAGGCCGAAGGCCCACGACAAAACGTCGGTGCCAATCCGGTATTCACCGGTATTGCCGGCCAAATTGACGCACCACCGGCCAAGGGCGCCTTTCCCTTGGTGGTGTTCAGTCACGGCAGCGGAGGGAACAATACCAGCCAGGCCTGGCTGGCGGCAGCGCTAGTTAGCCAGGGCGTGGTGGTGATTGCCGCCAACTCACCCGGCAGTACCACCGGCGACTCAGTCCCGGCGCAGTCCATCAATCTTTGGCGGCAAACCGAAGATATCTCCGCGCTGATTGACGCGATCGGCGCCTCCCCTCGCTGGGCTGCTCTCGTCAACCCTCACGCCATCGGCGTTGTCGGCCACTCCAAGGGCGGTTACAGCGCCATCGCGGCCATCGGCGGCAGAGTCAGACTGGCAGATTTCATCGCCGGTTGTCGGCAACGGCCGCAGTCACCCAATTGCCGGTTCTATACCCAGGCCAGGGTTGACCTGACGCAGGTCGCCGCCGATCGGTTCGATGCCGATTATACCGACCCGCGCATCCGCTTTGCCGTCGCCCTCGATCCCGGCATGGTGCCCTATCTGCGGCCGGAGAGTTTGCGTCACCTAAACGCACCCTTGTTGATTATCGAATCGCAAAACTATCTGCCAAGCGAGAAAGGCTCGCGTTTGGGTGGGGCATCGCTGGCAGCTAACGGCGCTGAACAGCCTATCCGCGCACAGCGATTAACCCGCGGCAATCATTTCGATTTCTTACCCATTTGCCAACCCAACGGCCGAAAAATTTTGGCCTCTGAAGAACAGGAAGCAGAGGTACTATGCGCAACCACGCCTGCCCAACGTGCATGGGTACATCAGCAAACGGTGGCGGCAATATTGCCGTTCATTCGCCCCTGGCTACCCGCGCGCGCAGAAAATCGATAA
- a CDS encoding helix-turn-helix domain-containing protein, which yields MFSLLCCGLLLRLGRPSARRWVFQLLLLLCAWQSLLVGLRYGYDLTQFNRLQPIGAVMIPVLVWLAFRVSTQGRLRLTDVWHFAPLCLTLLASGYAPVWLDALIIAADAAYGVALWYALRGGENSLKQVALAESWLCCRLWRGLAILLFTVAIAELIIALDFAWFGGRHAGLLVTVDTLLLTLGVYLVLSRTRPVEQPVEETPEPVKVVAVNDDQIHHWFVQVQQRLLKDDLYLQPELNLALLARKSGLPARRVSQAINQHAGMNVSQYVNQLRIGEAARRLLVGDRPITEIMHESGFTTKSNFNREFLRVYGANPSEWRRQQRLS from the coding sequence TTGTTCAGCCTGCTGTGCTGCGGGCTGTTGCTTCGCCTTGGCCGGCCCAGCGCCCGGCGTTGGGTTTTCCAGCTGTTACTGCTGCTGTGCGCATGGCAAAGCCTGCTGGTGGGGTTGCGTTACGGTTACGACTTAACGCAGTTCAACCGGTTGCAGCCGATTGGCGCCGTCATGATCCCGGTGCTGGTCTGGCTGGCCTTCCGGGTGAGCACGCAGGGGCGATTGCGGCTTACCGATGTCTGGCATTTTGCGCCCTTATGCCTGACGCTGTTGGCCAGCGGGTATGCGCCAGTTTGGTTGGATGCGTTGATTATTGCCGCCGATGCGGCTTACGGCGTGGCCTTGTGGTATGCACTGCGCGGCGGTGAGAATAGTTTGAAGCAGGTGGCGTTGGCGGAAAGCTGGCTCTGCTGCCGTCTGTGGCGTGGGTTAGCCATTTTATTGTTCACCGTCGCGATAGCGGAGCTGATCATTGCCCTCGATTTTGCCTGGTTTGGCGGGCGACATGCCGGCCTGTTGGTGACGGTCGACACTCTGCTGCTTACGTTGGGCGTGTACCTGGTCTTGTCCCGCACCCGGCCGGTGGAGCAACCGGTCGAGGAAACGCCGGAGCCTGTTAAAGTCGTCGCAGTGAATGATGACCAGATCCACCACTGGTTTGTTCAGGTGCAACAGCGATTGCTGAAAGACGATCTTTATTTGCAACCGGAGCTGAATTTGGCGCTGTTGGCGCGCAAAAGTGGATTGCCGGCGCGCCGGGTGTCGCAGGCCATCAATCAGCATGCCGGGATGAATGTCTCGCAATACGTGAACCAATTGCGCATCGGTGAGGCGGCGCGAAGGCTGCTTGTCGGCGACCGCCCGATAACCGAAATCATGCATGAGTCGGGATTTACCACCAAGTCGAATTTTAACCGCGAATTCTTGCGCGTATATGGTGCCAATCCCAGCGAATGGCGCAGACAGCAAAGACTTAGTTAA